A genome region from Chiroxiphia lanceolata isolate bChiLan1 chromosome 5, bChiLan1.pri, whole genome shotgun sequence includes the following:
- the OPN1SW gene encoding short-wave-sensitive opsin 1, whose amino-acid sequence MDEEEFYLFKNQSGVGPWDGPQYHLAPKWAFYLQTIFMGVVFLVGTPLNAIVLIVTIKYKKLRQPLNYILVNISVSGFMCCIFSVFTVFVSSSQGYFIFGKHVCAFEGFSGATGGLVTGWSLAFLAFERYIVICKPFGNFRFNSRHALLVVAATWAIGIGVAIPPFFGWSRYLPEGLQCSCGPDWYTVGTKYKSEYYTWFLFIFCFIVPLSLIIFSYSQLLSALRTVAAQQQESATTQKAEREVSRMVVVMVGSFCLCYVPYAALAMYMVNNRDHGLDLRLVTVPAFFSKSACIYNPIIYCFMNKQFRACILETVCGRPMSDDSEVSSSAQRTEVSSVSSSQVSPS is encoded by the exons ATGGACGAGGAAGAATTCTACCTGTTCAAGAACCAGTCGGGGGTGGGGCCCTGGGATGGGCCCCAGTACCACCTGGCGCCCAAGTGGGCTTTCTACCTGCAGACCATCTTCATGGGGGTGGTGTTCCTGGTGGGCACCCCCCTGAACGCCATCGTCCTCATCGTCACCATCAAGTACAAGAAGCTGCGGCAGCCGCTCAACTACATCCTGGTGAACATCTCCGTCAGCGGCTTCATGTGCTGCATCTTCAGCGTCTTCACCGTCTTTGtctccagctcccagggatACTTCATCTTCGGGAAGCACGTGTGTGCCTTCGAGGGCTTTTCGGGGGCCACCGGAG ggctggtgacAGGGTGGTCCTTGGCCTTCCTGGCCTTCGAGCGCTACATCGTCATCTGCAAACCCTTCGGCAACTTCCGCTTCAACTCCCGCCACGCGCTGCTGGTCGTGGCGGCCACGTGGGCCATTGGCATCGGCGTCGCCATCCCCCCCTTCTTCggctggagcag GTACCTGCCCGAGGGGCTGCAGTGCTCCTGCGGCCCTGACTGGTACACGGTGGGCACCAAGTACAAGAGCGAGTACTACACCTGGTTCCTCTTCATCTTCTGCTTCATCGTCCCCCTCTCCCTCATCATCTTCTCCTACTCCCAGCTGCTCAGCGCCCTGCGGACC gtggcagcacagcagcaggagtcGGCCACGACGCAGAAGGCGGAGCGGGAGGTGTCGCGCATGGTCGTGGTCATGGTGGGGTCCTTCTGCCTGTGCTACGTCCCCTACGCGGCGCTGGCCATGTACATGGTGAACAACCGCGACCACGGCCTCGACCTGCGCCTCGTCACCGTCCCTGCCTTCTTCTCCAAGAGCGCCTGCATCTACAACCCCATCATCTACTGCTTCATGAACAAACAG tTCCGCGCCTGCATCCTGGAGACAGTGTGTGGGCGGCCCATGAGCGACGACTCCGAGGTGTCCAGCTCGGCCCAGCGCACCGAGGTCTCCTCCGTGTCCTCGAGCCAGGTCAGCCCCAGCTGA